A DNA window from Streptococcus sp. LPB0220 contains the following coding sequences:
- a CDS encoding DNA-directed RNA polymerase subunit epsilon: MIYKVFYQETKERNPRRETTHALYLDIDAPNEREGRIQARQLVEANTDFNIEFITPLSEQHLAYEKESGAFELTEY, from the coding sequence ATGATTTACAAAGTTTTTTATCAGGAAACAAAAGAACGGAACCCTCGTCGTGAAACGACGCATGCACTTTATCTCGATATTGATGCACCGAATGAACGCGAAGGACGCATCCAAGCACGTCAATTGGTTGAAGCAAACACAGATTTCAACATTGAATTTATCACACCACTTTCTGAGCAACATCTTGCTTACGAGAAAGAGTCAGGTGCTTTTGAACTAACGGAGTACTAA
- the rnjA gene encoding ribonuclease J1, whose product MAYTLKPEEVGVFAIGGLGEIGKNTYGIEYQDEIIIVDAGIKFPEDDLLGIDYVIPDYSYIVDNIDRVKAVLITHGHEDHIGGIPFLLKQANVPIYAGPLALALIRGKLEEHGLLRDAKLYEINQNTELQFKNLKATFFRTTHSIPEPLGIVIHTPQGKIVCTGDFKFDFTPVGEPADLHRMAALGEEGVLCLLSDSTNAEIPTFTNSEKVVGQSIMKIIEGIHGRIIFASFASNIFRLQQAAEAAVKTGRKIVVFGRSMEKAIVNGIELGYIKVPAGTIIEPNEIKDYAANEILIMCTGSQGEPMAALSRIANGTHRQVQLQPGDTVIFSSSPIPGNTTSVNKLINTISEAGVEVIHGKINNIHTSGHGGQQEQKLMLRLIKPKYFMPVHGEYRMQKIHAGLARDCGVEKDNIYIMSNGDVLALTANSARIAGSFNAQDIYVDGNRIGEIGAAVLRDRRDLSEDGVVLAVATVDFKSKMILAGPDILSRGFIYMRESGDLIRESQRILFNAIRITLKNKDANIQTVNGAIVNALRPFLYESTEREPIIIPMILTPDDEN is encoded by the coding sequence ATGGCTTATACCTTAAAACCTGAAGAAGTTGGTGTATTTGCCATTGGTGGACTTGGAGAGATCGGAAAAAATACCTACGGGATCGAATACCAAGATGAAATCATCATTGTCGATGCCGGGATCAAATTTCCAGAAGATGACCTCCTTGGGATCGACTATGTAATCCCAGATTACTCTTATATCGTTGACAATATCGATCGCGTCAAAGCGGTCCTCATTACCCACGGGCACGAAGACCACATCGGTGGGATTCCTTTCCTTTTGAAGCAAGCCAATGTCCCTATCTATGCTGGGCCTTTGGCGCTTGCCTTAATCCGTGGAAAATTAGAAGAGCATGGTCTTCTTCGTGATGCCAAACTCTACGAAATCAACCAAAACACTGAACTTCAATTTAAAAATCTTAAAGCAACCTTCTTCCGTACGACTCACTCGATTCCAGAACCTTTAGGGATTGTGATTCACACCCCTCAAGGAAAGATTGTTTGTACCGGAGACTTCAAATTCGACTTCACACCTGTTGGGGAACCAGCTGACCTCCATCGTATGGCAGCTCTTGGAGAAGAAGGCGTTCTCTGCCTGCTTTCAGACTCAACCAACGCGGAAATCCCAACCTTTACCAACTCTGAAAAAGTGGTTGGCCAATCCATCATGAAGATCATCGAAGGGATCCACGGACGCATCATCTTTGCTTCCTTTGCTTCGAATATCTTCCGTCTCCAACAAGCTGCTGAGGCTGCTGTCAAGACCGGTCGCAAGATCGTCGTCTTTGGACGCTCGATGGAAAAAGCCATCGTCAATGGAATCGAGCTTGGCTACATCAAGGTCCCCGCTGGAACCATTATCGAGCCAAATGAGATCAAAGACTATGCGGCCAATGAGATCCTGATCATGTGTACAGGAAGCCAAGGAGAGCCAATGGCAGCCCTCTCTCGGATTGCCAACGGAACGCACCGCCAAGTGCAACTCCAACCAGGAGATACTGTGATCTTCTCTTCTAGTCCAATTCCTGGAAATACAACCAGTGTGAATAAATTGATCAATACGATTTCTGAAGCGGGTGTAGAGGTCATTCACGGGAAGATCAACAATATCCATACTTCTGGACACGGGGGGCAACAAGAACAAAAACTTATGCTCCGCTTGATCAAACCAAAATACTTCATGCCTGTCCATGGTGAATACCGGATGCAGAAGATCCACGCAGGACTTGCGCGTGATTGCGGAGTGGAAAAAGACAATATCTACATCATGAGTAATGGTGATGTCCTCGCTCTTACAGCCAACTCTGCTCGGATCGCAGGAAGCTTTAACGCCCAAGATATATATGTCGATGGAAATCGTATCGGTGAAATCGGGGCTGCTGTCCTTCGTGACCGGAGAGACCTTTCCGAAGACGGTGTTGTGCTTGCTGTTGCGACTGTTGACTTCAAATCGAAGATGATACTGGCTGGACCAGACATCTTGAGCCGTGGTTTCATCTACATGCGTGAATCAGGAGATCTGATTCGTGAAAGCCAACGCATTCTCTTCAATGCTATTCGTATCACCTTGAAGAACAAAGATGCCAATATCCAAACCGTTAATGGTGCGATTGTTAATGCCCTTCGTCCATTCTTATACGAGAGCACGGAACGTGAACCTATCATTATCCCAATGATTCTCACACCAGATGACGAAAATTAA
- a CDS encoding FUSC family protein, with protein sequence MDYFKRHKFDWSKFRLGMRTFKTGIAVFIVLLIFGIFGWRGLQIGTLTAVFSLREDFDKSVHFGASRVMGNSIGGFYAVLFFLLKTLFHGAYWVTLIFVPIATMLTIMTNVAMNNKAGIIGGVSAMLIITLSIPNGETFLYVFARIFETFIGVFVAILVNSDVDRIRDFLKKHKKTM encoded by the coding sequence ATGGATTACTTTAAACGACACAAATTTGATTGGTCCAAATTCCGTTTGGGGATGAGAACCTTTAAAACAGGGATTGCCGTTTTTATTGTGCTACTTATTTTTGGAATATTTGGCTGGCGAGGCCTTCAGATCGGGACTTTGACAGCTGTTTTTAGTTTGAGGGAAGACTTTGATAAGAGTGTCCACTTCGGTGCTTCGCGTGTCATGGGCAATAGTATCGGAGGTTTTTATGCTGTATTGTTCTTCCTTTTAAAAACGCTCTTTCATGGGGCATATTGGGTGACTCTGATTTTTGTACCTATTGCGACCATGTTAACCATTATGACAAATGTCGCTATGAATAACAAAGCAGGAATTATCGGAGGAGTTTCGGCAATGCTGATCATTACCCTTTCGATTCCTAACGGAGAAACCTTCTTGTATGTTTTTGCCCGAATATTTGAGACCTTTATTGGCGTTTTCGTTGCGATTTTGGTCAATTCGGATGTGGATCGCATTCGCGATTTTCTCAAGAAACACAAAAAAACTATGTAA
- the rimI gene encoding ribosomal protein S18-alanine N-acetyltransferase has protein sequence MIKVEIKKGRIQDAAAILSVMEDVYEASPWKLEQIEADLEQESISYFLAVDEGQVLGFVAIQDTLYEAEVLQIAVKRAFQGRGLAQQLLAQLPDQKEIFLEVRVSNQPAQGLYKKMHFEEIARRKNYYHDPIEDAVIMKRNPNER, from the coding sequence ATGATCAAAGTAGAAATCAAAAAGGGGCGAATTCAGGATGCAGCCGCTATTCTCTCTGTGATGGAAGATGTCTATGAAGCTAGTCCCTGGAAGTTGGAGCAGATCGAAGCCGATTTAGAGCAGGAATCGATCTCCTATTTCCTAGCTGTGGATGAGGGACAAGTCCTTGGGTTTGTCGCCATTCAAGATACTCTCTATGAAGCAGAGGTTTTGCAGATTGCGGTCAAGCGCGCCTTTCAGGGCCGAGGCCTAGCTCAGCAGTTACTCGCGCAGTTGCCGGACCAAAAAGAGATTTTCTTAGAAGTGCGCGTGTCCAATCAACCGGCCCAAGGCCTATACAAAAAAATGCATTTTGAAGAAATTGCACGGAGGAAAAACTACTATCACGATCCGATAGAGGATGCCGTGATCATGAAGAGGAACCCAAATGAAAGATAG
- the tsaD gene encoding tRNA (adenosine(37)-N6)-threonylcarbamoyltransferase complex transferase subunit TsaD, with amino-acid sequence MKDRYILAFETSCDETSVAVLKNDDQLLSNVIASQIESHKRFGGVVPEVASRHHVEVITACIEEALEEAGITEDEVTAVAVTYGPGLVGALLVGLAAAKAFAWAHGLPLIPVNHMAGHLMAAQSVEPLEFPLLALLVSGGHTELVYVSEAGDYKIVGETRDDAVGEAYDKVGRVMGLTYPAGREIDQLAHQGADIYDFPRAMIKEDNLEFSFSGLKSAFINLHHNAQQKGESLSNADLSASFQAAVLDILMAKTKKALEKYPVKTLVVAGGVAANQGLRERLASDITDVKVIIPPLRLCGDNAGMIAYASVSEWNKENFAGWDLNAKPSLAFEGIE; translated from the coding sequence ATGAAAGATAGATATATTTTGGCTTTTGAGACATCGTGTGATGAGACCAGCGTGGCTGTCTTGAAAAATGACGACCAACTCTTATCCAATGTCATTGCCAGTCAAATCGAAAGTCACAAGCGTTTTGGTGGAGTAGTGCCTGAGGTAGCCTCTCGTCACCATGTGGAAGTCATCACGGCATGTATTGAAGAAGCCCTAGAAGAAGCCGGCATCACAGAAGACGAGGTCACTGCTGTAGCCGTTACTTACGGCCCAGGCCTGGTTGGGGCTCTTTTAGTCGGCTTGGCTGCAGCTAAGGCCTTTGCCTGGGCGCATGGACTCCCTTTGATTCCAGTCAATCATATGGCAGGGCACTTGATGGCCGCTCAAAGCGTCGAGCCCTTAGAATTTCCGCTCTTAGCCTTGCTGGTGAGTGGAGGACATACCGAGTTGGTCTATGTCAGTGAAGCGGGGGATTATAAGATCGTCGGAGAGACCCGTGATGACGCTGTAGGAGAGGCTTATGACAAGGTCGGGCGCGTGATGGGCTTGACCTATCCAGCAGGACGTGAGATTGATCAGCTAGCCCACCAAGGGGCTGATATTTATGATTTTCCACGGGCCATGATCAAAGAAGACAATCTGGAATTTTCTTTTTCAGGGCTCAAATCGGCCTTTATCAATCTGCACCACAATGCCCAGCAAAAAGGGGAAAGTCTCTCTAATGCGGACCTGTCAGCGAGTTTCCAAGCAGCCGTCTTAGACATTCTCATGGCCAAGACCAAGAAGGCTTTGGAGAAATATCCAGTCAAGACTCTAGTCGTTGCGGGTGGGGTCGCAGCCAACCAAGGTCTCCGTGAACGCTTGGCTTCTGACATCACGGATGTTAAGGTCATCATTCCGCCTCTGCGTCTCTGCGGGGACAATGCAGGGATGATTGCCTATGCTAGCGTTAGTGAATGGAACAAAGAAAACTTCGCAGGCTGGGACCTCAATGCCAAACCAAGCTTGGCCTTTGAAGGAATTGAATAA
- the glnA gene encoding type I glutamate--ammonia ligase produces the protein MSITAADIRREVKEKNVTFIRLMFSDILGTMKNVEIPATDEQLDKVLSNKAMFDGSSIEGFVRINESDMYLYPDLDTWTVFPWGDENGSVAGLICDVYTTEGEPFAGDPRGNLKRALRHMEKLGFKSFNLGPEPEFFLFKLDENGDPTLEVNDKGGYFDLAPTDLADNTRREIVNVLTKMGFEVEASHHEVAVGQHEIDFKYDEVLRACDKIQIFKLVVKTIARKHGLYATFMAKPKFGIAGSGMHCNMSLFDQDGNNAFFDPEDPRGMQLSETAYHFLGGLIKHAYNFTAVTNPTVNSYKRLVPGYEAPVYIAWAGRNRSPLVRVPASRGMGTRLELRSVDPMANPYVALAVLLEVGLHGIENKIEAPAPIEENIYVMTPEERRAAGITDLPSTLHNALKALTEDEVVKAALGEHIYTSFLEAKRIEWASYATFVSQWEVDNYLDLY, from the coding sequence ATGTCAATTACTGCTGCAGATATTCGCCGTGAAGTAAAAGAAAAAAATGTTACTTTTATTCGCTTGATGTTCTCTGATATTTTGGGAACCATGAAGAACGTCGAAATTCCAGCTACCGATGAGCAACTGGACAAGGTTCTTTCAAACAAAGCCATGTTTGATGGTTCTTCTATCGAAGGATTTGTCCGTATCAACGAGTCAGACATGTATCTTTACCCAGATTTAGATACATGGACAGTTTTCCCTTGGGGAGATGAAAATGGTAGCGTAGCTGGCTTGATCTGTGATGTCTATACGACAGAAGGGGAACCATTTGCAGGAGACCCACGTGGCAACTTGAAACGTGCCCTTCGTCATATGGAAAAACTTGGATTCAAATCCTTTAACCTTGGACCAGAACCAGAATTCTTCCTCTTTAAGTTGGACGAAAATGGAGATCCAACTCTTGAAGTAAATGACAAAGGTGGCTATTTTGACTTGGCTCCAACAGACCTTGCAGATAACACTCGTCGTGAAATCGTAAATGTCTTGACCAAGATGGGTTTTGAAGTAGAAGCCAGCCACCACGAAGTAGCCGTTGGTCAGCATGAAATTGACTTTAAGTATGACGAAGTTCTCCGCGCTTGTGATAAGATTCAAATCTTCAAGCTTGTCGTGAAAACCATTGCCCGTAAACACGGTTTGTATGCAACCTTTATGGCCAAACCAAAATTTGGAATTGCCGGATCAGGTATGCACTGTAATATGTCTCTCTTTGACCAGGATGGCAACAATGCCTTCTTTGATCCAGAAGATCCACGTGGAATGCAATTGTCAGAAACTGCTTATCACTTCTTGGGTGGTTTGATCAAGCATGCCTACAATTTTACAGCTGTGACCAATCCAACCGTCAACTCTTATAAACGTTTGGTTCCTGGATATGAAGCACCTGTTTATATCGCTTGGGCAGGTCGCAACCGTTCTCCATTGGTACGTGTGCCAGCATCACGTGGTATGGGAACTCGTTTAGAATTACGTTCCGTAGACCCAATGGCCAATCCTTATGTAGCTTTGGCAGTCTTGCTTGAAGTCGGCCTTCACGGTATTGAAAATAAAATCGAAGCACCTGCTCCGATCGAAGAAAATATCTATGTGATGACACCGGAAGAACGTAGAGCAGCTGGAATCACAGATCTACCTTCTACCCTTCACAATGCCTTGAAAGCCTTGACAGAAGACGAAGTGGTGAAAGCTGCCTTGGGTGAACACATCTACACCAGCTTTCTTGAAGCCAAACGAATCGAATGGGCAAGCTATGCGACCTTCGTATCCCAATGGGAAGTAGACAACTATTTAGATCTTTATTAA
- a CDS encoding MerR family transcriptional regulator, translating to MKEKELRRSLAVFPIGNVMKLTDLTARQIRYYEDQGLISPDRTEGNRRMYSLDDMDRLLEIKDYISDGFNIADIKKKYAEKEQEQTKVVSQEEIRKALHRDIRQQSRFTSSPSPYGQFR from the coding sequence ATGAAGGAAAAGGAATTACGACGCTCGCTGGCAGTCTTTCCGATTGGAAATGTTATGAAGCTGACTGACTTGACAGCTCGCCAGATTCGTTATTATGAAGATCAGGGATTGATTTCTCCTGATCGGACAGAAGGCAATCGCCGCATGTATTCGTTGGACGATATGGACCGCCTACTTGAGATCAAAGATTATATCTCAGATGGCTTCAATATTGCGGATATTAAGAAGAAATATGCGGAAAAAGAGCAAGAGCAAACCAAGGTTGTCAGTCAAGAAGAGATCCGTAAGGCTCTTCATCGTGACATTCGTCAGCAAAGTCGCTTCACATCTTCCCCATCGCCATATGGTCAATTTCGTTGA
- the tsaB gene encoding tRNA (adenosine(37)-N6)-threonylcarbamoyltransferase complex dimerization subunit type 1 TsaB, which produces MKLLAFDTSSKALSVAILEDETLLAETTLTIKKNHSITLMPVIDFLMQQIDLTPKDLDRIVVAEGPGSYTGLRIAVATAKTLAHTLGIELVGVSSLLALVPDDLEGLVVPVMDARRNNVYAGFYQGDQLVAPEGHFPFEEVLERAATSEQVTFVGEVTAFKEQIASSLPSATCSETLPDAVKIGRLGLKQVPASLHDFVPNYLKRVEAEENWLKDHTETTTSYIKRL; this is translated from the coding sequence ATGAAATTATTAGCATTTGATACCTCGAGTAAGGCTCTTTCTGTAGCGATTTTAGAAGATGAGACTCTACTTGCAGAAACAACTTTAACCATTAAAAAGAATCATAGTATCACCTTGATGCCGGTCATCGATTTTTTGATGCAACAAATCGACTTGACACCCAAGGACTTGGACCGCATCGTGGTGGCAGAAGGTCCTGGGAGCTATACTGGGCTGCGCATTGCAGTCGCAACCGCAAAGACCTTGGCTCATACTTTAGGGATTGAATTGGTCGGGGTTTCAAGCCTCTTAGCCCTAGTGCCGGATGATCTAGAAGGTTTGGTAGTACCTGTCATGGATGCCCGTCGGAACAACGTCTATGCGGGTTTTTACCAAGGAGATCAGCTGGTCGCGCCAGAAGGGCATTTTCCATTTGAGGAAGTCCTAGAGCGTGCAGCAACGAGTGAGCAGGTCACCTTTGTCGGAGAGGTCACGGCTTTTAAGGAGCAGATTGCCTCTAGCCTGCCAAGTGCTACTTGCTCTGAAACACTGCCAGATGCAGTGAAAATCGGACGTCTCGGCCTCAAACAAGTACCTGCTAGCCTCCATGATTTTGTCCCCAATTATCTCAAACGGGTCGAAGCGGAGGAAAACTGGCTCAAAGACCACACGGAAACAACGACCTCCTACATCAAGCGTCTATGA
- a CDS encoding phosphoglycerate kinase: MAKLTVKDVDLKGKKVLVRVDFNVPVKDGVITNDNRITAALPTIKYILEQGGRAILFSHLGRVKEEADKEGKSLAPVAADLAAKLGQEVKFIPGVTRGAELEAAVNALEDGQVLLVENTRFEDVDGKKESKNDPELGKYWASLGDGIFVNDAFGTAHRAHASNVGISANVDKAVAGFLLENEIAYIKEAVEAPERPFVAILGGSKVSDKIGVIENLLEKADKVLIGGGMTYTFYKAQGIEIGNSLVEEDKLDVAKALLEKSNGKLILPVDSKEANAFADYTEVKDTEGEAVDPGFLGLDIGPKSIAKFDQELTGAKTVVWNGPMGVFENPDFQAGTIGVMDAIVKQPGVKSIIGGGDSAAAAINLGRADKFSWISTGGGASMELLEGKELPGLAALTDK, encoded by the coding sequence ATGGCAAAATTGACTGTTAAAGACGTTGACTTGAAAGGGAAAAAAGTTCTCGTTCGTGTTGACTTCAACGTTCCTGTAAAAGATGGCGTGATCACTAACGATAACCGTATCACTGCAGCTCTTCCAACTATCAAGTACATCCTTGAACAAGGTGGACGTGCAATCCTCTTCTCTCACCTTGGACGTGTAAAAGAAGAAGCAGATAAAGAAGGTAAATCACTTGCTCCTGTAGCTGCTGACTTGGCTGCTAAATTGGGTCAAGAAGTGAAATTTATCCCAGGTGTTACACGTGGTGCTGAATTGGAAGCAGCTGTTAACGCTCTTGAAGATGGACAAGTTCTCTTGGTTGAAAACACTCGTTTCGAAGATGTTGATGGCAAGAAAGAATCTAAAAACGATCCTGAACTTGGTAAATACTGGGCATCACTTGGAGATGGTATTTTCGTAAACGATGCATTTGGTACTGCTCACCGTGCACACGCATCTAACGTTGGTATCTCTGCAAACGTTGATAAAGCTGTTGCTGGATTCCTTCTTGAAAACGAAATTGCTTACATCAAAGAAGCAGTTGAAGCTCCAGAACGTCCATTCGTAGCTATCCTTGGTGGATCTAAAGTATCTGACAAGATCGGTGTTATCGAAAACTTGCTTGAAAAAGCTGATAAAGTCCTTATCGGTGGTGGGATGACTTACACATTCTACAAAGCACAAGGTATCGAAATCGGTAACTCACTTGTAGAAGAAGACAAATTGGATGTGGCGAAAGCTCTTCTTGAAAAATCAAACGGTAAATTGATCTTGCCAGTTGACTCAAAAGAAGCGAACGCATTTGCTGACTACACTGAAGTGAAAGACACTGAAGGTGAAGCAGTTGACCCAGGATTCCTTGGTCTTGATATCGGTCCTAAATCAATTGCTAAATTCGACCAAGAATTGACTGGTGCGAAAACAGTTGTATGGAACGGACCTATGGGTGTATTTGAAAACCCTGACTTCCAAGCTGGTACAATCGGTGTGATGGACGCTATCGTGAAACAACCAGGCGTTAAATCAATCATCGGTGGTGGTGACTCAGCAGCTGCTGCGATCAACCTTGGACGTGCAGACAAATTCTCATGGATCTCTACTGGTGGTGGAGCTTCTATGGAACTCCTTGAAGGTAAAGAACTTCCAGGATTGGCTGCTCTTACAGATAAATAA